A stretch of DNA from Candidatus Pseudomonas phytovorans:
CTGCGGTTACTTTCGCGAACCCGACAACACCCTGGCGCAAGCTCAGCAAGACAAGTTCGATCACCTGTGCCGCAAGCTGCGCCTGCAAGCTGGCGAGCACCTGCTGGATGTAGGCTGCGGTTGGGGCGGGTTATCACGCTTCGCTGCGCGTGAATACGGTGCCAAGGTTTTCGGTATCACCCTGAGCAAAGAGCAACTTAGCCTTGCCAGGCAGCGCGTAACGGATGAAGGGCTTGCCGACAGGGTTGATCTGCAGATCCTCGACTACCGCGACCTGCCACAGGATGGCCGTTTCGATAAGGTAGTGAGTGTCGGTATGTTCGAGCATGTGGGTCATGCCAACCTGCCGCTGTACGCCCGGACTTTGTTTGGTGCCGTGCGCGAAGGCGGTGTGGTGATGAACCATGGCATCACCGCCAAGCACCTGGATGGCCGGCCGGTGGGCCGAGGTGCGGGTGAATTCATTGATCGCTACGTATTCCCTAACGGGGAGCTGCCACACTTGTCGATGATCACCGCCAGCATTTGTGAAGCAGGGCTGGAGGTGGTGGATGTGGAGAGCCTGCGGCTGCACTACGCCAAGACCTTGCACCACTGGAGCGAGAACCTGGAAAACCAGTTGCACAAGGCTGCAACGCTGGTGCCCGAGAAGACCTTGCGCATCTGGCGTTTGTACCTGGCCGGGTGCGCCTATGCCTTTGAGAAGGGCAGGATCAATTTGCACCAGATCCTGGCCGTGAAGCCATACGCCGATGGGCATCATGACCTGCCTTGGACACGCGAAGACCTGTACCGGTGAATTAAATTCATAGTACTAGAGCATCACAGAATCGGCGAAATCAGCCGTGCAATTCGCATCCCCAATTGCTGCAGTCGATGAGTATCAAGGCTGTCCTCCGCCGTAATTTCTCGCGACTGTTCAAAGTCATCGAGCAGCATGTGCTCGACCTGGTCGGCGAAACTGCGGTCGACAGTCAGCAGGGTGATCTCGAAATTCAGACGGAACGAGCGGTTGTCCAGGTTGGCACTGCCGATCGCACTGACGTCATCATCCACCAGCACCACCTTCTGATGCAGGAAGCCCGGCTGGTAACGGAACATGCGCACACCTGCGCGAACCGCTTCAAAGGCGAACAGGCTGGAAGCGGCATAGACGATACGGTGGTCTGGCCGTGACGGGATCAGCACGCGAACATCCACCCCACGCAGCACGGCCAGGCGCAGGGCGGCGAACACGGCTTCGTCCGGGATGAAATAGGGGCTGGTGATCCACACCCGCCGGGTGGCTGAATGGATCGCTTCGATGAAGAACAACGAGCAGGTTTCCTGCGGGTCAGCAGGGCCGCTGGCCAAGGCCTGGCACAGCACGCCGTTCTCCGGGTAGGTGTCGGGCAGGATCAGTGGCGGTAGCTGGCGCGTCGCCCAGTACCAGTCCTCAGCAAATGACTCCTGCAGGCAGGCCAGCACCGGCCCGCTGATCTGCACATGGGTGTCGCGCCAGGGGGAAAGTTGAGGATGCTCACCAAGGTATTCGTCACCCACGTTGTGCCCACCGACGAACCCCAGCAGGCCATCCACGACCACGATCTTGCGATGGTTGCGGAAGTTCACCTGGAAGCGGTTGAACCAACCGCGCCGCGTGGCGAAGGCATGGATCTGCACACCACCTTCGCGCAGCCGCTGGCTGTAGCTGGCTGGCAAGGCATGGCTGCCGACGCGGTCATACAGCACGAATACCTGCACACCTTCGCCAGCCTTGCGCAGCAGCAGCTGCTGCAATGCCTTGCCGAGGGTGTCGTCATGAATAATAAAGAACTGCACCAGCACCACGTCGCGGGCTT
This window harbors:
- the cfaB gene encoding C17 cyclopropane fatty acid synthase CfaB produces the protein MLAQLPPALQSLHLPLRLKLWDGNQFDLGPSPQVTIVIKDPQLISHFTRPSLDELGEAFIDGKLELEGDIGEVIRVCDELSEALLGGEDDVSPMRTAHDKDTDANAISYHYDLSNAFYQLWLDADMAYSCGYFREPDNTLAQAQQDKFDHLCRKLRLQAGEHLLDVGCGWGGLSRFAAREYGAKVFGITLSKEQLSLARQRVTDEGLADRVDLQILDYRDLPQDGRFDKVVSVGMFEHVGHANLPLYARTLFGAVREGGVVMNHGITAKHLDGRPVGRGAGEFIDRYVFPNGELPHLSMITASICEAGLEVVDVESLRLHYAKTLHHWSENLENQLHKAATLVPEKTLRIWRLYLAGCAYAFEKGRINLHQILAVKPYADGHHDLPWTREDLYR
- the cls gene encoding cardiolipin synthase — protein: MDYHSPYFFGYLLGLIHLLGIVAALHAVFTVRTAQGAIAWAMPLFFIPYLTLIPYLIFGARSFYAYIKARRQANQEMHVAMANLNWRPWVEEALTARESESYAALRAMPKLGRMPCLANNQVKLLINGKATFDAIFAAIEKARDVVLVQFFIIHDDTLGKALQQLLLRKAGEGVQVFVLYDRVGSHALPASYSQRLREGGVQIHAFATRRGWFNRFQVNFRNHRKIVVVDGLLGFVGGHNVGDEYLGEHPQLSPWRDTHVQISGPVLACLQESFAEDWYWATRQLPPLILPDTYPENGVLCQALASGPADPQETCSLFFIEAIHSATRRVWITSPYFIPDEAVFAALRLAVLRGVDVRVLIPSRPDHRIVYAASSLFAFEAVRAGVRMFRYQPGFLHQKVVLVDDDVSAIGSANLDNRSFRLNFEITLLTVDRSFADQVEHMLLDDFEQSREITAEDSLDTHRLQQLGMRIARLISPIL